The Anguilla rostrata isolate EN2019 chromosome 1, ASM1855537v3, whole genome shotgun sequence nucleotide sequence TCCAAAAttcaatttaacaaaataactaTCGGGCTGTTTGCATACTAACAAATCAGACTGAATACTACCAAAAAGAGCCAGAAGAGAAAATGATACTTTATGGCATGTATGACTATTGGGGTTTATAGTGCAAACAAAGACTCAAATACATGTTGTATTCCacataatgaaaaacaatgtaatGATGGACAGAAGGTGAGAAAGTCAGCTTGATAATTTACTACcgtggacatgctgcagtattttttttaatttttaaatgttgtacagggATATGATgggttttgttagaagcagtggaAAATGCCCACATTCATGATTCAATcaattaactaattaactaatcatggtcttcaatcaataCTTCAAGTTCAGGTGTCTTAGCgcagggctaaaacaaaaacctgcacccacaccagcccttttcagatgaGATTAGATAACCCTGCTTggtcacatttttcttttcactgctGAAATACTCAGCTCTGGTCCTTGAGAGTCACatagtctgctggtttttattttctccttaaGACCAGTGACTGATTCAGTCCCAAGAAAACAGGTGACGCTGAGTAaactgtaatcaactgcttaCCTGATCCATTGCTATGCTTCTCAAACACAGAATACCAAAACCCAGCAGGCCATGTGGCTCTACAGAACCTggagtgaggaccactggctctAAGACATGCTTTTCGTAGAATTAAATTTTCCatccaaatggtaaatggactgcatttatatagcgcttttatccaaagcgctttacaattgatgcctcgcattcaccagagcaattaggggtcaggtgtcttgctcagggacacttcgacatgcccagggcgggggatcgaaccagcaaccctccgattgccagacaagcgctcttacctcctgagctatgttgccctcATCTGTGTTCACGTCCCTTCCTGATTCTTTCCCGTAGTAGCTGAactaatagttttttttagtttatttaaattttttataaacgtctcaattagaaactcaattgtaCGACTAGTCGCTTGACTGGACAGTtagagtgcctatggggacccctggaggataaccattgaattacaagtttaaatccctgcaggtcacatggtggagacaaactggtgaccctactcataaaataaaatagtgaaacattaaaatcatCCCCTAGTAATAGCAATACGTGGTAACTAGACATAAATCCGTAGCAGCACAATATAGGTGTACTATTAGTAGTAGgtcaaaacacattcattttttagttTAAGTTGTCGAAAAATGTTCGTTTTAAGAAAGCCCTGATTGGTCGAGCGACGTCATGAGACGGTTTCCGCTTCCGGTTGCACCCGGTTGAACGTTCCAGTTGCGAGGTGATCGGAAAGTTCGTGGCTCATCGAACAAATTGCCTAGTTGGAAAAATTTACTATTttgattgcttttatttttaaagtacagTTCTCAAGTTCGACCATCGTTCCCAAGCGACCGCTCAGGTTTAGTCGGTTTTGGTAAGTTTTACAAACAAACTAATGTAAGGCGAACATGAGGAATgcacgttagctagctaactgagaGAAGGGAAAACAAGGCGGCTAAAGTAAATGTGGAAAGAGGAGCTCTTGCTAGTTGGAAATGTTAGCTGGTTGTGCTACGGTTTGTATTCGTAGAACACAATGCATCGTGtaaatgaaattgtttttattttggctaaCGTTCTTTAGTCGGGGACATGATGTCACTTTCAGCCACATCTAGTTTGTTGGTAACCAGCTACCTAGTGCCGTTGGCAGTTACTTGCTATGTTTTGACTTCAATCGAAAAGCCTACTAGGTATCGATAACAAAGTTTGTTAActaacattttaaatagcagCTCGATATCACTCGTGCTGGTAAACTCACATTTGATGTGGCCATCTTTAGTCGGGTGCAGCTAAAGTAATTTCACTTGAACAAAAACGTATCGACTGCGCAGGAAATGTCCGGGTTGGCTAATTGGTTGATGATCTTGTGCTACGCGATTATGTTTAGGTAGCTACATGTATTGTTATTTATGGTGGCCATCCCTATACTTTCTTTTGAGAAATCAACCATCACTTGGGAAATGTTGCCCGACGCTTGaatttttctccccaaatttttgaattttttctcatttcccaTCGTGGTCTTTCCTAAACGCCATTATTCTTCTGAAGCTTCCCATGCAAATGTTCTTAAATCGCTCTTTGGCAGCCATAAAAAATGCTTAATATTTCCCCGAGAATCCTCtaaatcagtggtaaccaacactgttcctggggagctactgtcctgtaggtttttattccaaccgtaacaaagcacacctcattgaacagctagagatcttttaaattagctaattagtcaagtgtgccaaattggggttgaaatgaaaacctacaggatggtcgatcttcaggaacagggttggttaccactgccctACATCTCATTTCCTGCAAGTGCGCTTGTGTTTATACCTATGCAGTGGGGGGACGTATGCTAATGCACTGCCTTCATTAAGTGAGCGCGGTGTATTTACGTCTCACAGACGTGGCGCCCCCAGTGAGTACGCATCGTTAATATGTGTTCTTTGCATTCTGAATGTGAGCTTAGCCTTTCCGCGCTGTGTATGTCTGCAGAGCCCTCAGCATGTCTCTGCCCAGGCGGGAGGTGGAGGAGCTTCGGCCGTGCGTGGAGCGCGCGGTCAACAAGGTGCTGGGCTTCCCGGAGCCCACCGTCGTCAAGGCCGCTCTGCACTGCGTAGGCAAGGGCCTCGACAAGAGGAAGACCACAGGTGTGTATCGCATGGGTTTCGCATGGTACTAATTCATATGATTGTGTCAGTCTGGATAAAGAATAGTGAATGATGCTGAGCATAGGCTGCCTGCCGCACCTGATTTTTCTCAATCTGATAGACACCGTCTCAGCCTGTGCTTGGGTTAGATAAGACTGTCTAATCCAGGTGCAGCGGCAGAGAGAATGCCAGCCTTACATCATGCTGTGAGGGGATTGTGTCCTCATGGTGGGCAGGAAATGAATGGTTTGTGGGAAAATGGCATTGCGGTGAAAGTGGCTCAGTTGTGTTTGTGACTCGAACCTCAGACCAGCTCCGCCCTTTCCTGGACGATTCAGCCGGGGGCTTTGTGGAGAGGCTGTTTGAGGCGCTGGAGGAGGGCCGTAGTTCTCGAGGAAGCaaggctgggggagagagacagcgcaAGCGAGACCTGAAGGTAGGACCTGTGGGCAGGGTTATTTACTGTGCATGATGTTGTTTGCTATATATGATCAATGGAAGACTATCTAACAAGCTCACAGAAGTTATGTAGTTCAGATTCAGACTCAGTTATATAAGGTTGAATGTTGCTAAGTTTGCGAGATGGAGTCATTCCATGCTAACTCTATCATAAATgatcttttaaacattttgtgggAAATCACGAAGGTGCATTTTGCAGCCACACTGGTTTAAAAAGTTATTCACAGCATTTGACGATTATGCCCTTTGTCCTCTGGCCTGGGGAAAGCTCTAAATTTGCCTGAGCTCAGGTTAATGATGCATTCACGTGAGTTCTGCCTCCTAGCGGCAGCCACATCAGCCCCGCCCCAGGCCCTGTAGGGATGTAGGCCTTGAAATATCACTTTTGCTCAGAGAAACTTGGTGCTCGTCTTCCAAAATCGATGAAACGCTTTTACTTTCACATCTGCTCATCGGCTGTAAACGCCTGTTACTGGCTTTTTTAGCAAGTGCTTTTGGTCTGCTATAGAATTGTTTCTGCTTGAGTTGACAGAATTCAATAAGTATCATAGTGACCTAACTCATTTCAAACTTAGTTGATATTCCCCAAGAtccttttattattaatatctAAAATTTGTTCTTTCCAACTGGACGTTCGTTGAGATGTTGAAAGTTGCTATTTTGCATCACTAGATTAATTACTGTTCAATATCTCAGTAGTTATAGACACTGCACAGTAAGACAAAATGCAGTATGAGTTTGGGCTTGGTACTTTTGGTATAAGTGCTTATTCTAGctattgtgttttaatatgTATGAATTGGGTGACACTCGAAACCACTCTGCTTGAATTTGTCTTCTTTGCTCTGTTGTCAGTCATTGCCGCTGAGTTCAGATATAAACCCCCCTCCTGTGTGTAATGGTCCCCATCAGGATGTGTTTGGAGATGACACCGAGGCCGGTCGAGAGCCTCCTGCTGGCGTGGGGGGGGAAGTGAAGAGGAAGCGAGTGCCCCGCTtcgaggaggtggaggagcccGAGGTGCTGCCGGGGCCCCCGGCAGAGAGCCCGGGCATGCTCACTAAGATGCAGGTAAGTCCTGCTGATCGTGTCCTGTACAGCAGCGCACGCCCAATCAGTCCCTTAAACAGCCTCAGTCATGAGGGAATGTGGCACAGAGGGTACTGggtcatttttttctctgggGTGGTAATAAGTATCCATCCTCCACAGGGGTATGACTGCAGAGCAGTGTGAACGACCAGCTGGGGCAGTTATTTTAAGGAATGTCCGGTTTTGATGGGTGGGGGTATTTTCacctttttcaaaaaatcttCTGTCAGgagcatttcattttactttgattGTTTTGAAAGTGTACACATTTCTTTGTGCTGTAACCTGTACAGTAGCTCACTGTGTTTTCTGTCTTCAGATTAAACAGATGATGGAGACGGCGGCCAAACAAATCGCAGAGAGGAAGAAGCAGCTGAGCTTTGTGGCTCCAGCCCCTCCGGTGAGATCAGCACTCCTCACTGTCTACCTTAAGGCATTGTGCAGTCTTTGCTGTGCGCTCACTCAAACTGAGCCCTCTTTCTTCACAGATTtctgccgtgtgtgtgtatgatgtgatTGTATGAGACGTGACTTGGGTATCTGTGTTTCGAAGGCTTGGATGTCTGCTGTCCTCTGCTACCTGTCGAGCATAATTTAATCAGCCCCATTGTCAGATTGACAAGGTTTTACGCCTGTTTTGACAgcacagtgtgagtgtgacaCCCGTGCTGTAATCACCATTTGCTTGATTAACTCTCTCCTCTGGCctggcctctctgtctgtctgtctgtctgtctgtctctctctctctgtctgtctccctctgtctcctctgtctccctctgtctcctctgtcccctctgtctccctctgtctccctgtctcctctgtctcctctgtttcccttctctctgtctcctctctctgctcctctctctgtctcccctctctgtctccctctctgtctccctctctgtctcctctctgtctccctctctgtctcctctctctctctcttctctctgtcctctctctctctctctctgtctctctcttctctctctctctctctctcttctccttctctctctctctctctctgtctctctctctctctctctctctgtctctctctctctctctctctgtctctctccctctctctgtctctgtctgtctctctctctctctctctgtctctctccctctctctcacaccagcCCCAGCCGGAGTCCCCCGCCTCTCGGCTCCTCTCCGCCTCTCTGTCCGACTCCCTCTCCGCGGCGGTCCCGCCCCTCGGGTCCCAGTCCATCGCCCCCAACCAGGCGGCCTCCTTCATGAACGACGCCATCGAGAAGGCCCGCAAGGCCGCCGAGCTGCAGGTCCGCATCCAATCCGAGCTGGCCCTGAAGCCGGGGATCCTGGGAGCGCTGGGCGCGGGGTCGCACAACCTGGTCGCCCTCGCCAACCTGCACGCCATGGGCATCGCTCCCCTGTGAGTCATCACCCGCCTTTCTGACTTCTGTTCACCACTTCAGGAGCAGTCGTTTAATCTGAGTGCATGTTCTtgtcccccccccaggaaaGCAGAAGCTCGGGAGGTGTCAAAGCCGACCCCCCTGATCTTGGATGAACTTGGGCGCACTGTAGACGCCAGCGGCAAGGAGGTGGAGCTCACACACCGCATGCCCACTCTGAAAGGTGCGCGTTCCGCTGCACTGTTCCtctcacacacttcctctcagTGCTTCTTGTCTCCACCTTCCTCCTTCACACACTCCTTTATTGGAATAATTTGAATATGTTTGACCTTTTCTAGACCCTGCCTCAATGTGGAATGTTTACTGTGGATTCTTTCTCTCCGCCCCCTTTGTGACTTGTCTCATTTGGCTCCTCCCATCTCAGCCAACATCCGGGCGGTGAAGCGCGAGCAGTTCCGCCAGCAGCTGAAGGAGCGGCCGGGGGAGGACCTGGAGTCCACCTCCTACTTCGACCAGCGCGTCAACATAGCGCCCGCCCAGCGGCCCCGCAAGGGCTTCAAGTTCCACGAGCAGGGCCGCTTCGAGAAGATCGCCCAGCGCATCCGCACCAAGGTCCGCTGCGCGTGCCTTCAGAAGCCTTCGTCTGTGCAAACACACGTTACACAACCCGTCTCAAACGAGCGCACCGGTGCATTAGCCTTGAGGAGCTGTTGATACTATGGTTCTAAGGCATAAAATGATTAACtggccaccccccacccttttcTGGATTTGGTCTCTCCCCCCAGGCTCAGCTGGAGAAGCTGCAGATGGAGATTGCCCAGGCGGCGAAGAAGACTGGTATCCAAGCCTCCACAAAGTTGGCCCTGATCGCCCCAACAAAGGAACTGGGCGAGAGAGATGTGCCTTCCATCGAGTGGTGGGACTCCTACATCCTGCCCTCTAACGTCGAAGTGTAAGAGAGCCCCACTACACTCCTTCTGTTAGCATACGAGAGCCCCACTGCACTCTTCCTGTTAGCATACGAGAGCCCCTCTACGCTCTTCCTGTTAGCATATGAGAGCCCCTCTACGCTCTTCCTGTTAGCATAAGAGAGCCCCACTGCACTGTTCCTGTTAGCGTAAGAGAGCCCCACTGCACTCTTCCTGTTAGCATACGAGAGCCCCTCTACGCTCTTCCTGTTAGCATAAGAGAGCCCCACTGCACTCTTCCTGTTAGCATAAGAGAGCCCCACTGCACTCTTCCTGTTAGCATAAGAGAGCCCCACTGCACTCTTCCTGTTAGCATAAGAGAGCCCCACTGCACTCTTCCTGTTAGCGTACGAGAGCCCCTCTACGCTCTTCCTGTTAGCATAAGAAAGCTCCACTGCACTGTTCCTGTTAGCGTGAGATAGTCCAACATTACGTTGTGAATTAAGCAGTTATGACCACTCAAAGGTACTCACTCAGAATGTGTGAGGTCATTGGGTCCTCGCAGGATGTGGTTGACTTTGATATCTCTGTTCCTGTAACTAAtatctttgtttctctctcagaaCTCCTGCAACCACATTTGAGCAGTTTGAGTTGCACGGGGTCACAAACCTGGTGGAACACCCTGCCCAGATAAGCCCTCCAGGTAACTGTCTGCTGAGTAACATGTCAATCAATTTGGGATGTCAGTGACCACCATTAGTGTTTACAGCTGGTATTCAATTAGATGCAAGTAACCTTGGCGActctgttctgattggctgcgaaTACGCAGGCCTTCGCTAGGATGAGCACTGATTAAGGACCTCGGGATGTGGATCAAAGATGAGGGAACAATGAGAGATGGAATAATGGGGAGTGAATCTGAAGAGGCCTAGTACGCCAGGGAGAGGGTTTTAAAGCacgtgtcagtctgtgtgtgtgtgtgagagggcgGCTGAGTTATAGAGAATGAGTTGACATCGTCGCATGGTGCTGGAACAGGGGCAGGAGAaccagtacattacattacaggcatttagcagacgctcttatccggagcgacttacacaactttttacatagcattttacattgtatccatttatacagctggatatatactgaagcaatgcaggttaagtaccttgctcaagggtacaacggcagggtccttacccgggaatcgaacctgcgacctttcggttacaagcccagttccttacccctTGCTACACTCCATCCAGTAAGGATGGGGAGTCTCTCTGCACTCGTGTCCTGTGCATTGAGGCTCAGGCTCCGTCTTTTAGCAGTCTGAGTCATGGCATCAGTGTGTGATGACTATACTCGGCCGAGTCAGTTCGTGAACCTGCCTGCTGTCCCCCTCAGTGGACACGGACAAGCCGGTGACGTTGGGCGTGTACCTCACCAAGAAGGAGCAGAAGAAACTGCGGCGGCAGACGCGCAGGGAGAGgcagaaggagctgcaggagaaaGTGCGCCTGGGCCTCATGCCTCCCCCCGAGCCCAAAGGTAGGCCTCACCCTGTCCTCGCGGGCCGTTACAGGTGCCAGGACCGTGCCCTGCAGTCTTCTGAGTTTACTCCCATGTTCCTGCTCGTTAATGCAAGTTTGGATAAACCACTCCAAAGCACTGAAATCTTAACTATGAGAAGGTACAAAGTATGGGTTGTAACTTTAATTATTtgtgacagattgaatatttgaatgAGTAGTCCATGCAGATGTATGATATAGttaaatgtgtctgtgcgtgcgtacgtATGCAATACTTTGCAAAAAAGGGAAAGCGTAAAAAATGCAGGGTGGTTTGTGGGTTGAGCGGGCTGTTGTAACACTGGGCACATCTTCCCGCAGTGCGCATCTCCAATCTGATGCGGGTTTTGGGCACGGAGGCGGTGCAAGACCCCACCAAGGTGGAGGCCCATGTCAGGGCACAGATGGCCAAGAGGCAGAAGTGAGTGGCTGCGTGTCTGCCCCCCCTGAAACTGCGTGTCCGCCCCCTGTGGTTGTatgtcctgcccccccctcccccgaaacTGCATGTTGTCCCCCCCGTGATCACGTGATCATGTGTCCGTCCTCCTGCGATCGCATGTTCGTGCCTTCGTGGTTGCATgtaccccccccctgcccccttgcGTTTGCCTGTGTCTCGGGTGCTGGGTCCACTCAGACGTGACTTTCTTGCCGCCGCTGTCCCAGGGCCCACGAGGAGGCCAACGCCGCGCGCAAGCTGACCACCGAGCAGCGCAAGGAGAAGAAGGTGAAGAAGCTGAAGGAGGACCTGAGCCACGGCATTCACGTGGCCGTGTACAGGTGAGGCTGCGCAGGAGATCATCACCAATACGCTGACCGAAGGCATAACTTTAGCTTGAATACTGGCAGGGTTGAAATGCATTGACACCGAGAACTGCAACCCTCTAGGGGGGTCTGGGGGATCATGCTCCCtggaagaaaacattttaaacaacagCTGTGATATTATCATTTCTGGTCAATTCCAAGGGGAAAATATGTCGGGCTACTTATCAGTATATACCAGTCACAACATTGAATCCTTGtctttataatgaaacaatttttCTCATCATCCTGCTGTAATTATTGGCAGGTTTGTTTGGCCTATTTTGTAATATTGGCTGGGCTGTaacccccccagacccccccccccccataactcCACCCTTGTCGCTCGTGCCCATTTGCGGAGCGAGAGCATCGCATGGTTGATGATGCGTGTCTGTCTTTCTCCACCGCCCTTTTTAGGATCCGGAACCTGACAAGCCCATCCAAGAAGTTCAAGGTGGAGGCCAACGCGGGTCAGCTGTACCTGACGGGCACCGTGGTCCTCCACAGAGATGCCAACATCGTGGTGGTGGAGGGAGGTGAGtggggagcagacagagctGCCTGCGCTCGTGTATATAATTAACGTTCTATGGTGTTCTCAAGCTGATGCAAGGTTTCGGTTTCGTCAGAGCAAAGAAAAAGACCTGCGCACAGCCTGCACAGAATGTCCTCTGCTCAGACAGATGGTGTGGATGTCATCCTTTAGCATTTATGAGCAGGTCTTTTGCCCCAGAAGTGTCTTCTgagacttcctgtttcactcaCTTTATAACTAACCACAAAAAATAGATAATACACGCACGCTGTAATTTTACATGAGGGTGCTGGTGATCGTAGTTTCGGGTCTTAATGAGGACATCCCAACGCCCCGATGAAGACGTGAGAGCCAAACGGTGTATGGTGTACATAACTAACCACACTCAATACAGCTCTAGTGTTGGTACACAGAGGTGTCGGCAGTATTAAGTACACCTCCTGCTTTACATGATACCACACTGCCAACAGTGGTCACGGGAGAGATCACGTGGTATCGGATGACAAGTCAGTGACAGAGTGTATGCTTGTGCCCCTCCCTTTCATGCGTTTCCTGAGAGGTGGTAAGATCTGGTAAGGAAATTGGTTGCTCCTTGTGCAGTTCAGCACACAGACTTCAGCCATTCTGCATACTGCTGTATAGCATCAGAGGTAACTTGTTCTGAGTGGGGTCTACTTGTGGTAGTGCGAGTGAGCACATTAAGGGGCAGAAGTGGGAATTTAGCAGAGTGGGtaagttttgtgtgtgtgcttggtcCCAGAGTTaaggtgttttgtgtttgttcctttaCGTCCATCTCTTCCACTCTCTGcttccctttcattttcaggTCCCAAGTCTCAGAAGAAGTTTAAGAAGTTGATGCTCAGCAGAATCAAGTGGGATGAACGTACCAGCTCCAaaagagatggtgagagagcTCGTGCCTGCCTGTCCTCTCTTTGAACTGCTATTGTAAAGGTTATACCATGTAGGATTCAGTGGCTCTTGTAGACTATGTTTGAAAACTCCAGTCACACCTCCGTAGAGGACACGGCCTGGGGCTCCATAAGCAAACTGTCACGCGAAGAGGTTAGGTGGTCAGGgatattgaaaatagcaacatGAATTCCATTAtattccatatagatggtaacGGTAATCATGCAGTCTTATTACAGTTTTTACACTGAGTGCACACCTTAGCGCATGGTAACATTGTACGGTAGCTACTCTGTAGAAGCCAGTGCACATATTTTCCTGGTTGggtatttagctattctaggccctgctatttcaaaattcaaagtctgTGTTGTAGAacaccattgctttcagttaccagcggCGATTGTTACGTTAGCCTTAGAATGTTCGGtaaagagcattctaatcacacatttgtgatcttacgccttaaagggttactGAATGAATGCCCTTACTCCTCTCATTCTGACAGACCCTGACGGTTCAGACGATGAAGGACTGAAAAAGAACAAGTGCAGTCTCGTCTGGGAGGTAAGTTTTCAACAGGCAGCGCAGTCAACAGCACCACACCCAggggtggaaaatccaggtttaaAAAGTGAAAGTCCTCCCCAGAATTTTGTTCCGATCACTTGGATTTGCTAATTGGcgcagttcttcagccaggaggtagaacttaagtagtgaaatcagctggctgggtTCGTGGGTGTTTCTTCACGTCAGGACATATACGTTATGACCCCTGgatggactttccacctctggccaCACCTCACTGCCGTACTGAATGCCTGGggtctcctctcccctctcccctctcaccctcccctcctctttccccGTGTCTCAGGGCACGACAAAGGAGCGCAACTTTGGGGAGGTGAAGTTCAAGCAGTGTCCCACGCAGAACATGGCCAGGGAGCACTTCAAAAAGCACGGCACGGAACACTACTGGGACCTGGCCCTCAGCCAGAGCGTGCTGGAGTCTGCCGACGACTGAGGGGCCCCGGCCGGGCTGAACCGCAGCAGTGTACAGCGCCATTTTGACTGACCCGAGAGACcgagagagtgtgggtgtgcgtgcgtgcgaagCCCAAACCTTTATGGGCTGTGCTTATGTGGGTCATGGTGTGTATGATTGATGTGCGTGAGTGGACTGGAATCCAGCGTTCTCTTCAGGGGCAAGGAGAAGCTGGAGGTAGACACATTGAGTTGCGGGTTAAATGTGTGTCTCCCGAATATGTGAAATAGTGATATGATGCGTTTGTAATGATGGTGAATGAGCATACAGTGTTCCCTATGTGCGTCGCTGGCAGTGTAGGCCTTCGTATCTGTCAGTGTTCGTGTACTGTCTGATGGGACTGTCCTCCTGCCTATGCTCGTGTTGCACTGCCTGCTGTCACCGGTTGTACCAAACTAAACTGGCTGTAATGCCTTGGTGTAGCCACGTGGTGGTGCCATATCCTTGTAATGCTGTTGCTTTAGGCAAAAGGTCTGTTAGTGTTATGTATCtaaatttttgctttttgcctCATTGTACTTAAGGAAAATTGAATCCAACTCCATACTGTATTGTTCTGTCAAGAGAATATCAGCATTATACAGAATACATACAAGCTCACATTTCTCTAGCTGTCCCTGCTGGGTCTTAAATGATTGGCTATTAGTTTAAGTCATGTGTAAACATTAGTCGTATGAACACTTACCAAATTTAAAAGTGTACTTTATCAGTGTACCaaataaaccatttcatttaGAAGTGAGTTGTTAAATagggaatgttctttttttttcttttttaaatcgtCTTTGTTTTAATGTCCCTGTTTGGCATTAGACTTCCTGACACACTGGTAAtcactgtaaatgtgtacatatcGGGAGTGGACACATGTACAGAAACATTTGAAAGactttaaattgaatttgtttGCCTGTTTCTTTCCCAGATATTGTGAGCTGACACAGGACAATAAAATCAAActttttaaaggcttttaattgtattgtttgCCTGTTTATTTCCAAGCCTTATCATATTTGTCATCTTTTTACTTAATTTGGagacatgaaaataaatgttttatgtaatgtGGTTTCATTCTGGATTATTCTTCCATGTAAAATGATTGTTATATGTGAAATTCCTCCTGTATGGTTTGTGCAATGAAATGTTCGGTGTAATGTTTTGGAGAGGATGGGACAGGCACGggaaacaattatttattgttgtcaTGTATTTATAATGTGGATGGATAAATCAATTACGGGATTATTGCTGACTAGGATTAAGCAGAGGCTCGAAGCGGTTCACTCGGTAAGGGAGGCAGGAAGCTCTCAAAACATTCAGTGTCATTGCTCCGACGGGACAGCATTATAGTATGACTATTTTGCATAATTACAACTAGCGGTAGCTATAATTATTTAATCTACTGTACACATAGCCTTACCTCAACTGAAGTGTTTTCTAAGAACATTTAACGTGGTTCGGCAAAGTGAACGGAGTTGCTAAGTGGAGAGTTTTCTTTCTCTAATTAATTTGCTGGATATTATTTTGTTGGCGGATCATAATAGGTCATGTTAATGCTAAATTGAAACAGCAAAAGTCCACTGCTAGGTTGCTTTTGAAAAGAGCCCTTGTGTTCAGAAGAAACCGAAAACCCCCCAGTAAGGTTGCACGTTTTACATGCACCGCACATTCATACATTTGGAGGCGTGTTCGCTTGTAGTCCAAAGCGGGCCTGTGAATCTgcaacacagaaacactgaagATAGTTACAAAAATGGCGGCTGGAGCGACGAGCGGCCACGGTGGTCGTGGCTCGTCGGCCACTTTGGAGTCATCTTTGGACCGCCGATTTCAAGGAGTGACTAACACAATGGAATCAATACAAGGATTATCCACCTGGTGCATCGAAAACAAGAAATACCACAGTTTGATCGTGCGGTACTGGATGAAATGGTTGAGAAAATGTAAGTAGCTCGTTGGCTATCGATTCTACATGCTAGCAACGACTGTGGCACGCTAGCTTGTCAACAGTTCCTGATAACATCACActtggctggctagctaactaacgGGACAGCTAGCAGTTACATGTTGTGGTAAATGCACGTATATAGTctaggtagttagctagctcgcAAGATCGATTAGACTACGGGGTTGCTGGGGGTTAAGATCTTGCATTTTATGGGAGGTCTAGCAAAGTAGACGCTGACGCTGGTTCATTTAGGGTACTAATGAAACTTTA carries:
- the LOC135233242 gene encoding U4/U6 small nuclear ribonucleoprotein Prp3-like, translated to MSLPRREVEELRPCVERAVNKVLGFPEPTVVKAALHCVGKGLDKRKTTDQLRPFLDDSAGGFVERLFEALEEGRSSRGSKAGGERQRKRDLKDVFGDDTEAGREPPAGVGGEVKRKRVPRFEEVEEPEVLPGPPAESPGMLTKMQIKQMMETAAKQIAERKKQLSFVAPAPPPQPESPASRLLSASLSDSLSAAVPPLGSQSIAPNQAASFMNDAIEKARKAAELQVRIQSELALKPGILGALGAGSHNLVALANLHAMGIAPLKAEAREVSKPTPLILDELGRTVDASGKEVELTHRMPTLKANIRAVKREQFRQQLKERPGEDLESTSYFDQRVNIAPAQRPRKGFKFHEQGRFEKIAQRIRTKAQLEKLQMEIAQAAKKTGIQASTKLALIAPTKELGERDVPSIEWWDSYILPSNVEVTPATTFEQFELHGVTNLVEHPAQISPPVDTDKPVTLGVYLTKKEQKKLRRQTRRERQKELQEKVRLGLMPPPEPKVRISNLMRVLGTEAVQDPTKVEAHVRAQMAKRQKAHEEANAARKLTTEQRKEKKVKKLKEDLSHGIHVAVYRIRNLTSPSKKFKVEANAGQLYLTGTVVLHRDANIVVVEGGPKSQKKFKKLMLSRIKWDERTSSKRDDPDGSDDEGLKKNKCSLVWEGTTKERNFGEVKFKQCPTQNMAREHFKKHGTEHYWDLALSQSVLESADD